Proteins encoded by one window of Microbacterium testaceum:
- the dapE gene encoding succinyl-diaminopimelate desuccinylase, with amino-acid sequence MPALDLTQSSAALTRAVCDIDSVSGDETPLADAIEAAVSAYPHLEVIRDGDTIVARTALGRDRRVVIAGHIDTVPINRNLPVEDRTVDGEDVIWGRGTVDMKAGVAVQLKLAAELTAPPVDITWMWYDHEEVDSALNGLGRLSRNRPDLFEGDFAILGEPSNGEVEGGCNGTLRAIVRTEGVRAHSARSWIGENAIHKAAPILARLAEYRAREIEVEGLVYREGLNAVSISGGVAGNVIPDACAVEVNYRFAPSRDAAAATRVVTDVFTGFDVEIVDVAEGARPGLDAALAKDFVDAVGATPKPKYGWTDVARFSALGIPAVNYGPGDPHLAHHDEERVPIAQIDAVERGLRAWLSGS; translated from the coding sequence ATGCCCGCGCTCGACCTCACCCAGTCCTCGGCCGCCCTGACGCGAGCCGTCTGCGACATCGACAGCGTCTCGGGAGACGAGACCCCTCTCGCGGATGCCATCGAGGCTGCCGTCTCCGCGTACCCTCACCTCGAGGTCATCCGCGATGGCGACACCATCGTCGCCCGTACCGCCCTGGGGCGCGACCGCCGGGTCGTCATCGCCGGGCACATCGACACCGTGCCGATCAACCGCAACCTCCCCGTCGAGGACCGCACGGTCGACGGCGAGGACGTCATCTGGGGCCGCGGGACGGTCGACATGAAGGCGGGCGTCGCGGTGCAGCTCAAGCTCGCCGCTGAGCTCACCGCGCCCCCGGTCGACATCACCTGGATGTGGTACGACCACGAAGAGGTCGATTCGGCGCTGAACGGCCTCGGTCGGCTCTCGCGCAACCGCCCCGACTTGTTCGAGGGCGACTTCGCGATCCTCGGCGAGCCGAGCAACGGCGAGGTCGAGGGCGGCTGCAACGGCACGCTCCGCGCCATCGTGCGCACCGAGGGAGTCCGTGCGCACAGCGCGCGATCGTGGATCGGCGAGAACGCGATCCATAAGGCGGCGCCGATCCTCGCGCGCCTGGCCGAGTACCGCGCCCGCGAGATCGAGGTCGAGGGCCTCGTCTACCGCGAGGGCTTGAACGCGGTCAGCATCTCGGGCGGGGTCGCGGGCAACGTCATCCCCGACGCGTGCGCGGTCGAGGTCAACTACCGCTTCGCGCCGAGTCGTGACGCCGCCGCCGCCACCCGCGTCGTCACCGACGTGTTCACGGGCTTCGACGTCGAGATCGTCGACGTGGCCGAGGGGGCTCGTCCCGGCCTCGACGCGGCCCTGGCGAAGGACTTCGTGGATGCCGTGGGTGCCACCCCCAAACCGAAGTACGGATGGACGGACGTGGCGCGGTTCTCGGCGCTCGGCATTCCCGCCGTCAACTACGGTCCCGGTGACCCGCACCTCGCTCATCACGACGAGGAGCGGGTTCCGATCGCGCAGATCGACGCCGTCGAGCGCGGCCTTCGTGCCTGGTTGAGCGGGTCGTGA
- a CDS encoding DUF3117 domain-containing protein, whose protein sequence is MAAMKPRTGDGPMEAVKEGRLIIVRVPLEGGGRLVVSVNDAEAKELYDVLGGVVTA, encoded by the coding sequence ATGGCAGCCATGAAGCCGCGTACCGGCGACGGACCGATGGAGGCCGTGAAGGAGGGCCGGTTGATCATCGTGCGCGTGCCGCTCGAGGGTGGCGGGCGACTCGTCGTCTCGGTGAACGACGCCGAGGCGAAGGAACTCTACGACGTGCTCGGTGGTGTCGTCACCGCCTGA
- a CDS encoding O-methyltransferase gives MSGHEANERFVQESTVEPEHIARARAHALELGAAPISPAVGAQAAVISAASRALNIVEVGTGGGVSGLWLLHGSPRATITTIDSEPEHLGAARSAFSDARVPAARARFITGRASDVLPRMNEASYDIVFIDADPEGVIEYVEHGLRLVRAGGTVLIPRVLAHGAVADPVRRDAVTTAYRSLIQEVQSSPAVIGALSTTGEGLLQLTTRPPEA, from the coding sequence GTGAGCGGTCATGAGGCGAACGAACGGTTCGTGCAGGAGTCGACGGTCGAGCCCGAGCACATCGCTCGCGCCCGGGCGCACGCGCTCGAGCTCGGCGCGGCGCCCATCAGCCCCGCGGTCGGGGCCCAGGCCGCGGTGATCTCGGCGGCATCCCGTGCTCTGAACATCGTCGAGGTGGGCACCGGCGGCGGCGTGTCGGGCCTCTGGCTGCTGCACGGTTCGCCCCGCGCGACGATCACCACGATCGACAGCGAACCCGAGCACCTCGGGGCCGCGCGCTCCGCCTTCTCGGACGCCCGCGTCCCCGCCGCGCGTGCGCGATTCATCACCGGGCGGGCATCCGATGTTCTCCCGCGCATGAACGAGGCGTCGTACGACATCGTCTTCATCGACGCCGACCCCGAGGGCGTCATCGAGTACGTCGAGCACGGCCTGCGTCTGGTGCGCGCCGGGGGGACCGTCCTCATCCCCCGCGTCCTCGCGCACGGCGCGGTCGCCGACCCGGTGCGTCGCGACGCGGTGACCACGGCCTACCGCTCGCTGATTCAGGAGGTGCAGTCCTCCCCCGCCGTCATCGGCGCGCTGTCGACTACGGGCGAGGGCCTGCTGCAGCTCACGACCCGTCCGCCCGAGGCCTGA
- a CDS encoding Mrp/NBP35 family ATP-binding protein, with protein sequence MSVDLTERVRSAVAAVTDPELRRPLGELDMLREISVAGTTAQVAIALTIVGCPAADRIEREVRDAAASVAGIDAVDVRVGVMSPDERKALTDKLRGGRARREMPFGPDSLTRVIAVTSGKGGVGKSTVTANLAVALAAKGLRVGLIDADVHGFSIPGLLGLVDADGLPPAPTKLDDLILPPVAYGVKVISIGMFLRRPGEDAAGAVAWRGPMLHRTVQQFLTDVFFGDLDVLLLDMPPGTGDVAISVGQLLPHADVLVVTTPQAAAAEVAVRSGLVARQTGQRPIGVIENMAAMTLADGTVLDLFGSGGGEEVARALSSDGVDVPLLASVPLSPALRTGGDDGRPVVLSQPDDPAAIAIDAAASALAVRPRGLSGKPLRLNV encoded by the coding sequence GTGAGCGTCGACCTCACCGAGAGGGTTCGTTCGGCCGTCGCCGCGGTCACCGATCCCGAGCTTCGTCGTCCCCTCGGCGAGCTCGACATGCTGCGAGAGATCTCGGTCGCGGGCACCACGGCCCAGGTGGCCATCGCCCTCACCATCGTGGGCTGCCCCGCCGCCGACCGCATCGAGCGGGAGGTCCGGGATGCCGCGGCCTCGGTCGCCGGGATCGACGCGGTCGACGTGCGGGTCGGGGTGATGTCGCCCGACGAGCGGAAGGCGTTGACCGACAAGCTCCGCGGCGGCCGCGCGAGACGCGAGATGCCCTTCGGCCCCGACTCGCTGACCCGCGTCATCGCGGTGACCAGCGGCAAGGGCGGCGTGGGCAAGTCGACCGTGACCGCGAACCTCGCGGTGGCGCTGGCGGCGAAGGGGCTGCGCGTCGGTCTGATCGACGCCGACGTCCACGGTTTCTCGATCCCGGGGCTGCTCGGGCTCGTCGACGCCGATGGTCTGCCTCCCGCGCCGACCAAGCTCGACGACCTCATCCTGCCGCCCGTCGCCTACGGGGTGAAGGTCATCTCGATCGGCATGTTCCTCCGACGGCCCGGAGAGGATGCCGCCGGCGCTGTCGCCTGGCGTGGACCGATGCTGCATCGCACCGTGCAGCAGTTCCTCACCGACGTGTTCTTCGGTGATCTCGACGTGCTGCTGCTCGACATGCCGCCCGGTACCGGCGACGTCGCCATCTCGGTCGGGCAGCTGCTCCCCCACGCCGACGTCCTGGTCGTCACGACTCCGCAAGCGGCGGCCGCCGAGGTCGCCGTGCGCTCCGGCCTCGTCGCGCGCCAGACCGGCCAACGCCCCATCGGCGTGATCGAGAACATGGCCGCGATGACCCTGGCCGACGGGACCGTCCTCGACCTCTTCGGCTCGGGCGGCGGAGAAGAGGTGGCCCGCGCCCTCTCGAGCGACGGCGTGGACGTGCCGCTGCTGGCATCCGTTCCTCTCAGCCCCGCCCTCCGCACCGGGGGCGACGACGGGCGCCCCGTCGTGCTGTCGCAGCCCGACGACCCGGCTGCGATCGCGATCGACGCGGCGGCCTCTGCCCTGGCGGTGCGCCCGCGCGGACTGTCCGGCAAGCCCCTGCGCCTGAACGTCTGA
- a CDS encoding DUF1003 domain-containing protein, translating into MARNNRKPALDAPRGRTGVLAPRAPQPSRDRFGRFTEWVARAMGTPTFLLSLTLFCVVWMGWNSIAPDELRFDSAAIGFTALTLVLSLQASYAAPLILLAQNRQDDRDRVQIEQDRQRAERNLADTEYLAREIVALRMAVRDLTDEVITKDTLRAELRAALERLDADDDAPRTESGRADAPRGDLRRGTHSEPVRPGS; encoded by the coding sequence ATGGCACGCAACAACCGCAAGCCGGCTCTCGACGCCCCGCGCGGCCGCACCGGCGTCCTCGCCCCTCGCGCCCCGCAGCCCTCGCGCGACCGCTTCGGTCGGTTCACCGAGTGGGTCGCGCGCGCGATGGGGACCCCGACGTTCCTGCTGTCCCTGACGCTGTTCTGCGTGGTGTGGATGGGCTGGAACTCGATCGCCCCCGACGAACTGCGCTTCGACTCCGCCGCGATCGGCTTCACCGCGCTGACCCTCGTGCTCTCTCTGCAGGCGTCCTACGCCGCGCCCCTCATCCTGTTGGCCCAGAACCGGCAAGATGACCGCGACCGCGTGCAGATCGAGCAGGATCGCCAGCGCGCCGAGCGCAACCTGGCCGACACCGAGTACCTCGCCCGCGAGATCGTGGCGCTGCGCATGGCCGTGCGCGACCTGACCGACGAGGTCATCACGAAGGACACGCTGCGCGCCGAACTCCGGGCGGCGCTGGAGCGTCTCGACGCCGACGACGACGCCCCGCGGACGGAGTCCGGACGCGCGGATGCCCCTCGCGGAGACCTGCGCCGCGGCACGCACTCCGAGCCCGTGCGGCCCGGCTCGTGA
- a CDS encoding magnesium transporter MgtE N-terminal domain-containing protein: protein MSTQRVFVARLAGCTVFDPAGDRLGKVRDVVVIYRASAAPRVVGLVVEIPGRRHVFVSIGRVTSIQAGQVITTGLINVRRFQQRGGEVRVMAEMLGRRVSLVDGSGTAVIEDVAIERNRLGEWDVGQLFLRRPRTSASPFAKGATTFAAWGEVRENQTPGEAQSAEQLVATYSELKPADLANTLLDLPEERLIEVAEELSDDRLADALEEMPEDEQVHILEQLGDERAADILDAMEPDDAADLLGQLPESRSEQLLDLMEPEEADDVRALLQYGPDTAGGLMTPEPIVLSADATVAEALALIRRHELHPALAASVFITLPPYETPTGRLLGTVHFQRMLRYPPHERLGAIIDDTLEPVTADATAAEVARLLASYNLVSLPVVDQAHRLVGCVSVDDVLDYLLPDDWRTHDSDDPRPRATIRPTHTSSIPTQIPQTPRRR, encoded by the coding sequence GTGAGCACGCAAAGGGTTTTCGTCGCCCGCTTGGCGGGCTGCACGGTGTTCGACCCGGCGGGAGACCGTCTGGGTAAGGTGCGCGACGTCGTGGTGATATACCGCGCGTCTGCGGCGCCGCGCGTCGTGGGGCTCGTCGTCGAGATTCCCGGACGACGACATGTGTTCGTGTCCATCGGGCGCGTCACCTCCATACAGGCCGGTCAGGTCATCACGACCGGTCTCATCAACGTGCGCCGTTTCCAGCAGCGCGGCGGCGAAGTGCGCGTCATGGCCGAGATGCTCGGACGCCGCGTGAGCCTCGTCGACGGCTCGGGCACCGCGGTCATCGAAGACGTCGCGATCGAGCGCAATCGCCTCGGCGAATGGGACGTGGGGCAGCTGTTCCTGCGCCGCCCGCGCACGAGCGCCTCGCCCTTCGCCAAGGGCGCGACGACGTTCGCCGCGTGGGGCGAGGTGCGCGAGAACCAGACTCCCGGCGAGGCGCAGTCCGCTGAGCAGCTGGTCGCGACCTACTCCGAGCTCAAGCCCGCCGACCTCGCCAACACCCTCCTCGACCTGCCCGAGGAGCGCCTCATCGAGGTGGCCGAAGAGCTCAGCGACGACCGCCTGGCCGACGCCCTCGAAGAGATGCCCGAGGACGAGCAGGTCCACATCCTCGAGCAGCTCGGCGACGAGCGCGCCGCCGACATCCTGGATGCCATGGAGCCCGACGACGCGGCCGACCTCCTCGGTCAGCTCCCCGAGTCGCGCTCCGAGCAGCTGCTCGACCTGATGGAGCCGGAGGAGGCCGACGACGTCCGCGCCCTCCTGCAGTACGGCCCCGACACCGCGGGCGGTCTGATGACGCCCGAGCCGATCGTGCTGTCGGCCGATGCGACGGTGGCCGAGGCCTTGGCCCTCATCCGCCGGCACGAGCTGCACCCCGCCCTCGCGGCATCCGTCTTCATCACCCTTCCGCCGTACGAGACACCCACCGGGCGCCTGCTCGGCACCGTGCACTTCCAGCGCATGCTGCGCTACCCGCCGCACGAGCGCCTCGGCGCGATCATCGACGACACCCTCGAGCCGGTCACCGCCGACGCCACCGCCGCCGAGGTCGCGCGCCTGCTCGCGAGCTACAACCTCGTCTCGCTCCCCGTGGTCGACCAGGCGCACCGACTCGTGGGCTGCGTGAGCGTCGACGACGTGCTCGACTACCTGCTGCCCGATGACTGGCGCACGCACGACAGCGATGATCCGAGACCCAGGGCCACGATCAGACCCACGCATACGTCGAGCATCCCGACCCAGATCCCCCAGACCCCGAGGAGGCGCTGA
- a CDS encoding general stress protein has product MSMFAQRPGAGRDEVGEKIASFPTYEQAQKAVSSLIAGEVPARDIAIVGSGLRSIERITGKLGYATAARSGALNGLMLGLLFAFIFVLGMPTVQISAFIGVLLVGMALGMILSIGTYSIVRRRRDFASVMQVAADHYDVCVAAPSVHKARGIVGPAVSAAAPTVVSRPAPSDSAPPQYGERVAPGSAAPIAPPRPPAPTPNSAPRDDEPPRYGERIAPPSAPVPEATENDDRTAETPRPDERATPTER; this is encoded by the coding sequence ATGAGTATGTTCGCGCAGCGTCCGGGTGCCGGTCGCGACGAGGTCGGCGAGAAGATCGCCTCGTTCCCGACGTATGAGCAGGCGCAGAAGGCCGTCTCGTCCCTCATCGCCGGCGAGGTGCCCGCGCGCGACATCGCGATCGTGGGTTCGGGTCTGCGCTCGATCGAGCGCATCACCGGCAAGCTCGGTTACGCGACGGCGGCCCGCTCGGGTGCGCTGAACGGCCTCATGCTCGGCCTGCTCTTCGCGTTCATCTTCGTGCTCGGGATGCCGACCGTGCAGATCTCCGCCTTCATCGGCGTCCTGCTGGTCGGAATGGCGCTCGGCATGATCTTGAGCATCGGGACGTACTCGATCGTGCGCCGCCGCCGCGATTTCGCGTCGGTGATGCAGGTCGCCGCCGACCACTATGACGTCTGCGTCGCGGCGCCCAGCGTGCACAAGGCCCGCGGGATCGTGGGCCCGGCCGTCTCCGCTGCCGCTCCCACCGTCGTGTCGCGTCCGGCGCCCTCGGACTCCGCGCCGCCGCAGTACGGCGAACGGGTCGCCCCGGGCTCCGCTGCTCCCATCGCCCCGCCCCGCCCCCCGGCACCGACCCCGAACTCGGCCCCGCGCGACGACGAGCCCCCGCGGTACGGGGAGCGCATCGCCCCGCCGTCGGCGCCCGTGCCCGAGGCGACGGAGAACGACGACCGTACCGCCGAGACTCCGCGCCCCGACGAGCGCGCCACCCCGACCGAGCGGTGA
- a CDS encoding alpha/beta hydrolase family protein, with amino-acid sequence MSTEPVRIAVALPAGDTEVSGLWSAVPAAATTVALAHGAGAAMEHPFLSGLSDALVASGVSVLRFVFPYVEAGRRMPGPAPHAVATWTGVEAWLASAAPGPYAAVGKSYGGRMASMASAQGVIAPAGLVYLGYPLHPPGRPDKPRREHLPAISVPQLFVEGENDPFIAPRAQFDEVVASCKDARVHWIAGGNHSFEVKGARRPADEIGAALAPVVAEFVRSL; translated from the coding sequence GTGAGCACCGAGCCCGTCCGCATCGCCGTCGCGCTGCCGGCGGGTGACACCGAGGTGTCGGGCCTGTGGTCCGCGGTACCGGCCGCTGCCACGACCGTCGCTCTCGCGCACGGTGCGGGCGCAGCGATGGAGCACCCGTTCCTCTCCGGGCTCTCCGACGCCCTCGTGGCCTCAGGGGTGTCGGTGCTGCGCTTCGTCTTCCCCTACGTCGAGGCGGGACGCCGCATGCCCGGACCCGCGCCCCACGCGGTGGCCACCTGGACAGGCGTCGAGGCCTGGCTCGCCTCGGCCGCCCCCGGCCCGTACGCGGCGGTGGGGAAGTCGTACGGCGGGCGCATGGCATCCATGGCCTCCGCCCAGGGGGTGATCGCCCCGGCCGGTCTCGTGTACCTCGGGTATCCGCTTCACCCGCCGGGGCGTCCCGACAAGCCGCGCCGCGAGCACCTGCCCGCGATCAGCGTTCCGCAGTTGTTCGTCGAGGGCGAGAACGACCCCTTCATCGCCCCGCGCGCCCAGTTCGACGAAGTCGTCGCCTCGTGCAAGGACGCGCGGGTGCACTGGATCGCCGGCGGCAACCACTCGTTCGAGGTGAAGGGCGCTCGGCGCCCGGCCGACGAGATCGGTGCGGCTCTGGCTCCGGTGGTCGCGGAGTTCGTGCGCTCGCTCTGA
- a CDS encoding gamma-glutamyltransferase family protein produces the protein MTFTPAASFTTRPTLRGTFGMSASTHWTATATAQSVLERGGNAFDAAVAAAFVLHVVEPHLNGPGGDLVALVRPAGRAEPVVLMGQGPAPARATIEHFRGRGLDLVPGAGGLAAAVPGAVDAWLLLLRDHGTWELGDVLAYAIGYARDGHPLVAGAAATIARVADLFRDHWPTSAERWMPEGTPPAVDTLVSNPAYADVLDGLVAAGAGVGPGQGAHARADDVQRRQAQADHAQRDDTQAGHASRDRAPRDDRAARIDAAREHWMTTVLPEAAAFIAQPHRHADGADHPGILDARDLADWRASFEPAVSTSFRGWDVFKAGTWTQGPALLHTLRLIEDFDDLDPSSVEGAHLLLEAQKLSYADRDGWFGDAGGAVDLDALLADDYVASRRALVGPEASSQWHPGSPEGRDPVLPPLRTDHASTDGSTGEPTVDRSGQTRGDTCHLDVIDRWGNVVSATPSGGWLQSSPTVPSLGFCLGTRLQATWLVPGHPASLTPGRRPRTTLTPTLVSRGDEVIAIGSPGGDQQDQWQLTVLLRMLVGGYSAQQAIDAPNLNITALIDSFWPRTWVPAGVAVEDRIGDDVIAALEQRGHRVRRAGDWALGRVTAVGRGADGMLWAAANPRGAQGYAAGR, from the coding sequence ATGACGTTCACGCCGGCGGCATCCTTCACCACCCGGCCGACCCTGCGGGGTACGTTCGGGATGTCGGCCTCGACGCACTGGACAGCGACCGCCACCGCGCAGTCCGTGCTCGAGCGCGGCGGCAACGCGTTCGACGCGGCGGTGGCGGCGGCGTTCGTGTTGCACGTCGTCGAGCCGCACTTGAACGGCCCCGGGGGCGACCTCGTCGCCCTCGTCCGACCCGCGGGGCGGGCGGAGCCCGTCGTCCTCATGGGCCAGGGCCCGGCGCCCGCGCGCGCGACGATCGAGCACTTCCGCGGCCGCGGGCTCGACCTCGTGCCCGGGGCGGGAGGCCTCGCCGCCGCCGTGCCGGGCGCCGTCGACGCCTGGCTGCTGCTGCTGCGCGATCACGGCACGTGGGAGCTCGGCGACGTGCTCGCCTACGCGATCGGTTACGCCCGCGACGGGCACCCGCTCGTGGCGGGGGCGGCCGCGACCATCGCCCGGGTCGCCGACCTGTTCCGCGACCACTGGCCGACTTCGGCAGAACGATGGATGCCGGAGGGCACGCCACCCGCCGTCGACACGCTCGTGAGCAACCCGGCGTATGCCGACGTGCTCGACGGACTCGTGGCGGCGGGAGCGGGGGTCGGCCCCGGGCAGGGTGCTCACGCGCGGGCGGACGACGTGCAGCGCCGCCAGGCGCAGGCGGACCACGCGCAACGCGACGACACGCAAGCGGGCCACGCGTCTCGCGACCGCGCGCCGCGCGACGACCGCGCCGCACGCATCGACGCCGCCCGCGAGCACTGGATGACCACGGTGCTGCCCGAGGCCGCCGCCTTCATCGCGCAGCCGCACCGGCACGCGGACGGTGCCGATCACCCCGGCATCCTGGATGCTCGAGACCTGGCGGACTGGCGCGCCTCGTTCGAGCCGGCCGTGTCGACGAGCTTCCGCGGGTGGGACGTGTTCAAGGCCGGCACGTGGACCCAGGGACCCGCTCTGCTGCACACGCTGCGGCTGATCGAGGACTTCGACGACCTCGACCCGTCGTCGGTCGAGGGAGCGCACCTGCTCCTCGAGGCGCAGAAGCTCTCGTACGCCGATCGCGACGGGTGGTTCGGCGACGCCGGCGGGGCCGTCGACCTCGACGCCCTGCTCGCCGACGACTACGTCGCCTCCCGGCGGGCGCTGGTCGGGCCCGAGGCCTCGAGTCAGTGGCATCCGGGATCACCCGAGGGCCGCGACCCGGTGCTGCCACCGTTGCGCACCGACCACGCGAGCACCGACGGCTCGACCGGCGAACCGACGGTCGACCGCTCGGGGCAGACCCGCGGCGACACGTGCCACCTCGACGTGATCGACCGCTGGGGCAACGTCGTCTCGGCGACCCCGTCGGGCGGCTGGCTGCAGTCGTCCCCGACCGTGCCGTCGCTGGGGTTCTGCCTGGGCACGCGCCTGCAGGCGACGTGGCTCGTGCCGGGGCACCCGGCGTCGCTCACCCCGGGCCGGCGACCGCGGACGACCCTGACCCCGACTCTGGTATCGCGTGGCGACGAGGTCATCGCGATCGGCTCCCCCGGGGGCGACCAGCAGGACCAGTGGCAGCTGACCGTGCTGCTGCGCATGCTCGTCGGCGGCTACAGCGCCCAGCAGGCGATCGACGCGCCGAACCTCAACATCACCGCGCTCATCGATTCGTTCTGGCCACGCACGTGGGTGCCCGCGGGCGTCGCCGTCGAAGACCGCATCGGCGACGACGTCATCGCCGCGCTCGAGCAACGCGGGCATCGCGTGCGCCGCGCGGGCGACTGGGCCCTCGGCCGCGTCACCGCCGTCGGGCGCGGAGCCGACGGCATGCTGTGGGCCGCGGCGAACCCCCGCGGAGCCCAGGGCTACGCCGCGGGGCGCTGA
- a CDS encoding aminopeptidase P family protein — protein sequence MDAPSTSDTTATTAEPQAETTELDAPSNRKAPFPRGFLDTISTGWAEHPAALPEPREQAAWAARRRARVSEAFPGQRVVVPAGGLKQRSNDTDYPFRAHSAFAHLTGWGSDAEPDAVLVFEPRDQGHEAVLYFRERADRTTAEFYSDATVGEFWIGPRPALDGVAADLALATAHLADFQAGDDDRTVGEDDEVTRFVSELRLVKDEYELAELALAVEVTGRGFDDIVAELPRIIEHPRGERVVEGVFHQRARSDGNSVGYDTIAASGPHACYLHWTRNDGAVKPGDLILVDAGVEVDSLYTADITRTLPVSGTFTDIQRRIYETVREAADASFAAAKVGVPFRRLHEAAMEVIAARVAEWGLLPVTAEEALHADNGGQHRRYMVHGTSHHLGIDVHDCAQARRDMYYDGLLEPGMAFTIEPGLYFQIDDLTVPEEYRGIGARIEDDIVMTADGPVNLSASIPRTADEVEEWIARLSR from the coding sequence ATGGACGCCCCCTCCACCAGCGACACGACCGCGACGACCGCCGAGCCCCAGGCCGAGACGACCGAACTCGACGCCCCCAGCAACAGGAAGGCCCCGTTCCCGCGCGGCTTCCTCGACACGATCTCGACCGGCTGGGCCGAGCACCCCGCAGCCCTCCCCGAGCCGCGTGAGCAGGCCGCCTGGGCCGCGCGTCGCCGCGCCCGCGTCTCGGAGGCCTTCCCCGGGCAGCGCGTCGTGGTCCCCGCCGGCGGGCTGAAGCAGCGCAGCAACGACACCGACTACCCGTTCCGCGCGCACTCCGCCTTCGCCCACCTCACCGGATGGGGCAGCGACGCCGAGCCCGACGCCGTCCTCGTCTTCGAGCCGCGCGACCAGGGTCACGAAGCCGTGCTGTACTTCCGCGAACGGGCCGACCGCACGACGGCGGAGTTCTACTCGGATGCCACCGTCGGCGAATTCTGGATCGGCCCCCGCCCCGCCCTCGACGGAGTGGCCGCCGACCTGGCCCTGGCCACGGCCCACCTCGCGGACTTCCAGGCCGGCGACGACGATCGCACCGTGGGCGAGGACGACGAGGTCACGCGTTTCGTCTCGGAGCTGCGCCTGGTCAAAGACGAGTACGAGCTCGCCGAACTGGCCCTCGCCGTGGAGGTCACGGGCCGCGGCTTCGACGACATCGTCGCCGAGCTGCCCCGCATCATCGAGCACCCCCGGGGCGAGCGGGTCGTGGAGGGCGTCTTCCACCAGCGCGCCCGCTCCGACGGCAACAGCGTCGGCTACGACACCATCGCCGCCTCGGGCCCCCACGCGTGCTACCTGCACTGGACCCGCAACGACGGTGCCGTGAAGCCGGGCGACCTCATCCTCGTCGACGCCGGCGTCGAGGTCGACAGCCTCTACACGGCCGACATCACGCGCACGCTGCCGGTGTCGGGCACGTTCACCGACATCCAGCGCCGCATCTACGAAACGGTCCGCGAGGCCGCCGACGCCTCGTTCGCCGCCGCGAAGGTCGGCGTTCCGTTCCGCCGTCTGCACGAGGCTGCGATGGAGGTCATCGCCGCGCGCGTCGCCGAGTGGGGCCTGCTCCCGGTGACCGCCGAAGAGGCGCTCCACGCCGACAACGGGGGTCAGCACCGCCGCTACATGGTGCACGGCACGAGCCACCACCTCGGCATCGACGTGCACGACTGCGCGCAGGCGCGTCGCGACATGTACTACGACGGTCTGCTCGAGCCCGGCATGGCCTTCACGATCGAGCCCGGCCTGTACTTCCAGATCGACGATCTGACCGTCCCCGAGGAGTACCGCGGCATCGGCGCGCGTATCGAGGACGACATCGTCATGACGGCCGACGGCCCGGTCAATCTGTCGGCAAGTATCCCCCGCACGGCGGACGAGGTCGAGGAGTGGATCGCCCGGCTGTCGCGATGA